TGACCTGTTTGGCAAAGGCATCAGACCGGACAAAGTAGAAGACAGAAAAAAACTGACGGGTGAGCTCTATCAGAACCGGGAGAAGATGCGCAAGCTGATGCAAGGGGCCATCGCGGAAGCGAAGCGTCAGGGCGGGAATGTGTCAGATGCCGTTGCCATGGGGTATTGCTTTGGCGGGGCTGCCGTGCTGGAGCTTGCACGATCCGGGGCGGATATGAAAGGCTTTGTGTCTTTCCATGGTGGGCTGGATACACCGGCCGGGCAGAACTACAGCAAGACGCAAGGGAATGTGCTGGTCTTTCACGGGGCTGCTGATACCGCAGTGCCGATGTCGGATTTTGTCAGTCTGAACCAGTCTCTTGAACAAGCCGGGATTGAAAATGAAATGATTGTCTACAGTGGTGCGCCGCATGCATTCACTGTGTTTGGTTCCGACCGGTATCGTGAGGATGCTGACCGTAAATCCTGGCAGCGGTTTCTTGAATATCTGGATGAAGAACTATAATTCAACAGACTGATAATCATAAAAATTCAGGGCGGCACACAGGTGCCGCGCTTGAGAGACCGGGGGACTGTTTATGCTTTGTGTAACGACACCGGACGTCGCGCATCGTCCGATTCGGGAAGTGCTGGGGACTGTGAGCGGCAGCGTCGTGCAATCCAAACATGTTGGCCGCGATATCATGGCTGGATTCAAGTCCATCTTTGGCGGAGAGATCCGTGGTTACACCCAGATGCTGGTGGAAGCCAGAGAAGAAGCCATGCACCGGGCTATTGCGGAAGCAGAGCATATGGGAGCGGATGCGATTGTGAATCTGCGCTTTACCACCAGCACCATCATGCAGGGTGCTTCTGAAATTCTGGTGTATGGAACAGCGGTGAAACTAAGCTAACTGTTTTCTTTTGGATTGAGTTCCGATTCTGGCTAGTTTTCACCGGTCAGCAGCGTACACTGAGCACATGAATGAAGTCACGCCAGC
The Photobacterium sp. GJ3 DNA segment above includes these coding regions:
- a CDS encoding dienelactone hydrolase family protein encodes the protein MKMAKAGCALTVLAGMIAGPGMAAEGKAVQYQVDGAAYEGYFISPENNAPLVLMIHDWDGLTDYEVKRAQMLADKGFSVFAVDLFGKGIRPDKVEDRKKLTGELYQNREKMRKLMQGAIAEAKRQGGNVSDAVAMGYCFGGAAVLELARSGADMKGFVSFHGGLDTPAGQNYSKTQGNVLVFHGAADTAVPMSDFVSLNQSLEQAGIENEMIVYSGAPHAFTVFGSDRYREDADRKSWQRFLEYLDEEL
- a CDS encoding YbjQ family protein, which encodes MLCVTTPDVAHRPIREVLGTVSGSVVQSKHVGRDIMAGFKSIFGGEIRGYTQMLVEAREEAMHRAIAEAEHMGADAIVNLRFTTSTIMQGASEILVYGTAVKLS